In one window of Macaca thibetana thibetana isolate TM-01 chromosome 5, ASM2454274v1, whole genome shotgun sequence DNA:
- the LOC126955010 gene encoding V-type proton ATPase catalytic subunit A-like, translating into MDFSKLPKILDEDKESTFGYVHGVSGPVVTACDMAGAAMYELVRVGHSELVGEIIRLEGDMATIQVYEETSGVSVGDPVLRTGKPLSVELGPGIMGAIFDGIQRPLSDISSQTQSIYIPRGVNVSALSRDIKWDFTPCKNLRVGSHITGRDIYGIVNENSLIKHKIMLLPRNRGTVTYIAPPGNYDTSDVVLELEFEGVKEKFTMVQVWPVRQVRPVTEKLPANHPLLTGQRVLDALFPCVQGGTTAIPGAFGCGKTVISQSLSKYSNSDVIIYVGCGERRNEMSEVLRDFPELTMEVDGKVESIMKRTALVANTSNMPVAAREASIYTGITLSEYFRDMGYHVSMMADSTSRWAEALREISGRLAEMPADSGYPAYLGARLASFYERAGRVKCLGNPEREGSVSIVGAVSPPGGDFSDPVTSATLGIVQVFWGLDKKLAQRKHFPSVNWLISYSKYMRALDEYYDKHFTEFVPLRTKAKEILQEEEDLAEIVQLVGKASLAETDKITLEVAKLIKDDFLQQNGYTPYDRFCPFYKTVGMLSNMIAFYDMARRAVETTAQSDNKITWSIIREHMGDILYKLSSMKFKDPLKDGEAKIKSDYAQLLEDMQNAFRSLED; encoded by the coding sequence ATGGATTTTTCCAAGCTACCCAAAATACTCGATGAAGATAAAGAAAGCACATTTGGTTATGTGCATGGGGTCTCAGGACCTGTGGTTACAGCCTGTGACATGGCGGGTGCAGCCATGTATGAGCTGGTGAGAGTGGGCCACAGCGAGTTGGTTGGAGAGATTATTCGATTGGAGGGTGACATGGCTACTATTCAGGTGTATGAAGAAACTTCTGGTGTTTCGGTTGGAGATCCTGTACTTCGCACTGGTAAACCCCTCTCTGTAGAGCTTGGTCCTGGCATTATGGGAGCCATTTTTGATGGTATTCAAAGACCTTTGTCGGATATCAGCAGTCAGACCCAAAGCATCTACATCCCCAGAGGAGTAAACGTGTCTGCTCTTAGCAGAGATATCAAATGGGACTTTACACCTTGCAAAAACCTACGGGTTGGTAGTCATATCACTGGCAGAGACATTTATGGAATTGTCAATGAGAACTCGCTTATCAAACACAAAATCATGTTACTCCCACGAAACAGAGGAACTGTAACTTATATTGCTCCACCTGGGAATTATGATACCTCTGATGTTGTCTTGGAGCTTGAATTTGAAGGTGTAAAGGAAAAGTTCACCATGGTGCAAGTATGGCCTGTACGTCAAGTTCGACCTGTCACTGAGAAGCTGCCAGCCAATCATCCTCTGTTGACTGGCCAGAGAGTCCTTGATGCCCTTTTTCCGTGTGTCCAGGGAGGAACTACTGCTATCCCGGGAGCCTTTGGCTGTGGAAAGACAGTGATATCACAGTCTCTATCCAAGTATTCTAACAGTGATGTAATCATCTATGTAGGATGtggtgaaagaagaaatgagatgtCTGAAGTCCTCCGGGACTTCCCAGAGCTCACAATGGAGGTTGATGGTAAGGTAGAGTCAATTATGAAGAGGACAGCTTTGGTAGCCAATACCTCCAATATGCCTGTTGCTGCTAGAGAAGCCTCTATTTATACTGGAATCACACTGTCCGAGTACTTCCGTGACATGGGCTATCATGTCAGTATGATGGCTGACTCTACCTCTAGATGGGCTGAGGCCCTTAGAGAAATCTCTGGTCGTTTAGCTGAAATGCCTGCAGATAGTGGATATCCAGCCTATCTTGGTGCCCGTCTGGCCTCTTTTTATGAACGAGCAGGCAGGGTGAAATGTCTTGGAAATCCTGAAAGAGAAGGGAGTGTCAGCATTGTAGGAGCAGTTTCTCCACCTGGTGGTGATTTTTCTGATCCAGTTACATCTGCCACTCTTGGTATTGTTCAGGTGTTCTGGGGCTTAGATAAGAAACTAGCTCAGCGTAAGCATTTCCCCTCTGTCAATTGGCTCATCAGCTACAGCAAGTATATGCGTGCCTTGGATGAATACTATGACAAACACTTCACAGAGTTCGTTCCTCTGAGGACCAAAGCTAAGGAAATTCTGCAGGAAGAAGAAGACCTGGCAGAAATTGTACAGCTTGTCGGAAAGGCTTCTTTGGCAGAAACAGATAAAATCACTCTGGAGGTAGCAAAACTTATCAAAGATGATTTCCTACAACAAAATGGATATACTCCTTATGACAGGTTCTGCCCATTCTACAAGACAGTAGGGATGCTGTCCAACATGATTGCATTTTACGATATGGCTCGTAGAGCTGTTGAAACCACTGCCCAGAGTGACAATAAAATCACATGGTCCATTATTCGTGAACACATGGGAGACATCCTCTATAAACTTTCCTCCATGAAATTCAAGGATCCACTGAAAGATGGTGAGGCAAAGATCAAGAGCGACTATGCACAACTTCTTGAAGATATGCAGAATGCATTCCGTAGCCTTGAAGATTAG